The Amycolatopsis japonica nucleotide sequence CCGCGCTGCAGCCGGCGAGCACGCCGGCGGCGATCAGGCCGATGACGGTGACCCGGCGCAGGTCGCCGAGCTCCTGCTGCTGGCCGATCAGGTGCAGGCCGCGGCTGCCGACCTCCTGGCCGGGGGCCGCGCCGACCAGCGCGGTCCGCACGACCTCGCCGTTGTCCCGGGTCGTCGGCACGATCACGTCGAAGCGTTCCGGCGTGACCCCTGCGGGCACCAGGGCCGGGTCGATGACGATCGTGCTGGACGTGTCCTCGTCACCCTGCGGGAAGAGGTGGACGGGGGCCTTCGGATCCAGCTGCGGACCGGCCTTGTCGTACTCCGACAGCACGCGGTACTCCGCCGGGTTGATGGCGTACCTGCTGTAGATCGCCGGACCCGGCCGGCAGGAGCCGCCGATGTTCACCCGCAGGAGTTTCGAGGCGTCCTCACAGGTCATCACGAAGGCCCGGCTCAGATTCTGCGAGCGGGTGCCCGGTTCGCCGGTGGACAGGTAGACCTGCCCGACCGAGACGGCCTTCTCGGTGATCCCGTAGCGGGCGAGGGACGCGTTGGTCCGGTCGGCGACCTGCCGTGCCTGGGTCGCGTCGGATTGGGCGTAGAGGACGTTGTCCTTGAAGGTCCGGCCGCCACCCGCCATCGACTCGAACGAGGGCAGCAGGGTGAGCGCCATCGAGCCGGTGAAGACGGCGAGCACGACACCCGCGGTGGCGCGGTAGGCGCTCTTCGGGTCGTCGCGGAGCCTGCGCCCGGCCAGCAACGACGCCGGTTTGCGCCAAATCCGGACGAACGTGCCGCCGACCGCCGAGGTGACCCACGGTCCGATGATCGCGGCCGAGCCGACCAGCAGGAACAGTCCGAGCATCACCATCGGCAGGCTGGCGTTGTCCTGGGTGATCGCGAAGAGGAAGAAGGCACCGGCCACGGGGACCGCCAGCAAGCGCCACCAGTGCAGCGGCTTGCGAGCGTGCGCCGAGGCCGCGAACAGCGGCGTCTTCAGCACGCGGCGGATGCCGAGGACCCCGGCGAGGACGACCAGCAGCGGGATCGCGATGGCGACCGCGATGGTCGAGCCGACCGACAGGCTGAAGTCCGACGCGAGCCAGGTCCCGCCCGCCCAGGGGACGAACGTGGAGAGCCCCTGCAGCGCGGGCGCCACGAGGATGCCGAGCAACGCGCCGACGGTCGCGGACAACGCCGTTTCGGCGGCGACGATCTTCGTCACCTGACCGGGAGTCGCCCCGGCGAGCCGGAGCGCGGCCATCCGCAGCTCACGCCGTGCGGCGGTGAGCCTCGCCGACGACGCGACGAGCACCAGGCTCGGCACGAGCAGGACGATGACGCCGACCCAGGCGAGCAGTTCGAGCATCGGGTCGGGTTTCGCCTGCTTGTTGGGGAAGCCGTCCGCGGCGAGCGCCGTCTGCGGCATCGTCTCCGGGGTGTGGCCGACGACGGCGACCAGCTGCTCCGGATACATCAGCGATTCGGGGCCGAGGGCGTCGACGAGTTTGCCGAACCGGTCCCCGAGCTGCGCCTGCGGCGCGGACTGGATCAGTTTCCCGAGTTCGGGCGAAACGATCGACTCGCCGGGACCGGGCAACCTCGGGATGCCCGGCGGCAGGCTGAGCATCGGCGCGGTACCGGTCAGGGCGATGTCGACGCGGATGATCTCGCGATCGCCCGAGTAGTCCTTGTTCGACGCCATGAGCAGCGGCGCCGGGCGCTGGCTCTCCCCGGATTGGGAGTAGTAGCTGCCGATGTCCTGCCAGATCGCCCGCTGCGAACGGGCCTGCGTGGCACCGGGAAGAGAGGCGAGCAGGAGCACCAGACTGGTCGCGACGGCGACCCCGACCGCGGTGAGGATGGCCGACGTGCGGGTCCGGCGGTCGACCCGGAGCACCCGCATGGCCAGCTGGAAGCTGTTCATTACGCGGCCAACCTCGTCGCGATCAGACCGTCCCGGATGGAGACGGTGCGCGGCATGGCTTCGGCGAGCTCGCGGTCATGGGTCACCACGATCACCGCGGCGCCGCTGTCGGCGGCAGCGGCGAGCAGCGCGTCCATCGTGGCGCGGCCGGTGCGGGTGTCGAGCGCGCCGGTCGGCTCGTCGGCGAAGATCACCTTCGGCCGGTGTGTCAGCGCGCGGGCGATCGCGACGCGCTGCGCCTCACCGCCGGAAAGCTCGCCGGGGCGGCGCTTCTCCTTGCCCGCTAGGCCGAGCTTCGCCAGCCATTCGCGGCCGGCTTCGATGGATTCCTTGCGCCCCTTGCCACCCAGCAGTGACGGCAGCGCGACGTTCTCTTCGGCGCTCAGTTCGGCGACGAGCATCCCGGACTGGAACACGAAGCCGAACTCGGTGCGCCGCAGTTCGCTGCGCTTGCGCTCGTTGAGCTGGTCGACGCGCTGGCCCGCCAGGAAGATCTGCCCGGAGTCGGCGCGGAGGATCCCGGCGAGCACGTGCAGCAGGGAGGTCTTGCCCGAGCCGGAGGGCCCGACGATGGCGACCGCGTCACCCGCCTGGATGTCGATGTCGATCCCGGCCAGCGCGTGCTGTGTGCCGTACCGCTTCACCAGCCCGCGGCCCGAAAGCACTGCGCCGTCATCGCGCCTGCCGTGATCGTGCTGCCAGGGCGCTGCTTCGGAATTCACGTTACCTCCCACTCAAAGGCGCCCTGCCATCACGATCACGGGACCTGACGGTCAACAGGGGCGCGACTTCAAAAGATCAAAAGACCTCGGTCACTTCAGCCTCGATCAGCTTTGCGAAACCGCCGTCTGTCCACTTCGGGCAGACGGCCAGTGCTGATCACCCGCGCATCGGCCGATCGGCCGACCCGGCTCGGGCCGGTCGGCCAAGGTGCGGACGGCGGCCGATCCTCTACCGTCACGGTGTGACAGCAGGTCCGGCCCAGAACAAGTTCACCGCGCGGGTGAGTGCGCTCGCGCGACGTATCGGCATGCCCGCCGTCGTCCTGCTGGCCGCGCTCGCGTTCGACCTGGTCTTCGTGACCGACGCGGCCTTCGACGACACGGGCCCCCGCGGCATCGATCTCCTGCTGTTCCCCGGCATTTTCGCGATGGTGTTCTGCGCGCTCTGGGCGCAGAAGAGGGCCGCCGTCGCCGCCGTCGCCGCCTCGGTCGTGCTGGTGGCGTACACGCTGGTCGTCCGGTACTTCAACATCCCGACCTACTCGAGCGTGCTCGCGCATCTGTCCATCACCGAGGTGGTGGCGGGGGTCGAGATCCTGTTCTACGCCGCGCGCCGGACGCGACCGGGTGTCGCCTTCGCCGTGATCTCGGGTCTGGTGCTGGCCACGTTGACCGCGGTGTCCGGGCGGTACTTCTACGGCAGCGATTCGAACGGCACGATGGCGCAGGCGATGCTGTTCGGCGGCATCCTGCTGGGCGGCACGCTGATCTTCGCGATCCCCGGCCGCGACCGCACGGCGCATCCGAAACGCTACGAAAAGCTGCAGAAGCTCAACAAGCTGGTGATGGGGCAATGGCCGCTCATCGGTCTGCTGGGTGTCGCGCTGATCCTGGAGTTCGGCTTCACCTACGAGAGCGGGGCGCACGGTTTCCCGATCCTGGTCTGCTCGATCGTCGCGGCGATCATCGCGGTCGCGGCGCCGCGACGGCCCGCCGACGCGATGGTCGCGCTCACCGCGGTCATGCTGCTTTCCGCTCTGGTGACGCCGTTCCTGCGGCTCCGCTACGACTACGCCACGCCCGGCGGGGTGCCGGGGACGCAGATCGTCGCGGGGATGGGGCTGGTCGTCACCCTGGTCCGGGCGGTCGGGCTGAGCAAGGCCGTGTCCCGGATCGCGGGGCTTTCGGCCGTGGTCGCCGTGGCCTCGATCCTCAACACCAAACGGCCGGGCCCCAGGCTGATGACCGACCCGGACGAGATCGCCGGGCTCGCCGTCGCGGCGGTGCTGCTGCTCGGTATCTCGGTGGCGGTCGGCCTGGCGTTGCGTTCGCGGGATTCGGAGCGGACGCAGGTCATCCAGTCGGCGATCAGTGACGCGCAGACCTCGGAACGGATGGCGCTGGCGCGGGAACTGCACGACGTCGTCGCCCACCACGTCACCGGGATCGTCGTGCAGGCGCAGGCGGCGAAGATGATGGGCGAGAAGAATCCGCAGGTCGCGGTCGAGGCGATGGGCCGCATCGAGGACGCCGGGGTGGAGGCGCTGGCGGCGATGCGGCGGCTCGTGCGGAGTATGCGCGGCGACGCCCCGGCCGGGAGCAGCGAGTTCAGCGAACAGGCCACCACCGATCTCGCCGCCGATCTGCGGACGCTGATCGAACGGTCGAACCACGGCGTGAAGACGTCGATGAAGCTCGAACTGCCGTCGAACGTGCCGCACGAGGTCGGACGGTCGGCGTTGCGGCTGGTGCAGGAGTCGCTGACGAACGTCGGCAAGCACGCGTCGGGGGCGAAAGAGGCGCTGGTCATCGCCGAGGTGTCCGGGAACGAACTGCACCTCCAGGTGACCGATGACGGACGCGAACCCCAGCGGCGTCCGGCGGGCGGGTCGGGCGGCTACGGTCTGATCGGCATGCGCGAACGGGTCGCCCTGCTGCACGGCCGGCTCTCCGCCGGGCGGGCGCCGGGCGGCGGATGGCGCGTCGAAGCGTGGCTACCACTTGAAGGAGAAGAGTGATCCGGGTATTGATCGCCGACGACCAGGACATGGTGCGGATCGGCTTCCGGATGATCCTGGACGCGCAGGACGACATCGAGGTGGTCGCCGACGTGGCGGACGGTGTCTCGGCGGTCGCGAAGGCGCGAGAACTGCGGCCGGACGTCTGCCTGCTGGACATCCGCATGCCCGGGATCGACGGGCTCGAGGTCACCAAGCAGCTGGCGGGCCCGGATGTCACCGATCCGCTGAAGGTCGTGGTGGTGACGACGTTCGACCTCGACGAGTACGTGCACACCGCGCTGCGGAACGGTGCGAGCGGTTTCCTGTTGAAGGACGCCGGGCCGGCGCTGCTGATCGAAGCCGTGCGCGCGGCCGCGCGCGGGGACGCGCTGGTGTCGCCGCAGATCACCGTCCGGCTGCTGAAGCATTTCGACGGCGGGACGGTGAAACGCGACGTCAGCCCGCCTTCGGAGCCGCTGACCGCGCGGGAGCTGGACGTCGTGAAGGCGGCCGCGAAGGGGCTGACGAATACCGAGATCGGGGCCGAGCTGTTCCTGTCGCTGTCGACGGTGAAGACGCATCTGGCGTCGGTGCAGGGAAAGGTCGGTGCGCGGAACCGGGTGGAGATCGCGGCGTGGGCGTGGCGGAGCGGAGTTGTGGACTGAGCGGCGCGATAAACGGCACCCGTAAGCTCGGGTCATGCAACGCCGTTTCCACGCTCCCGTCGTTCTCCCCGCCGACCCCGCCTGCTCGTTGCTGCGTGACGCCGTGGTCGACGTGGACGAGGCGGGGCGTATCACCCATGTCGGTCCCGCTTCCGAGGCGCCCGGAACGTCCGCTCCCGTGACCCGGTTGAGCGGTATCCTCCTGCCCGGTCTGGTCAACGCGCACGCGCACAGCCCGATGACGCTGCTGCGCGGGATGGGCGGCGACCTGCCGCTGCTGCCGTGGCTGACCGAGATCATCTGGCCGACCGAAGCGAAGCTGAAGCCGGCCGACATCCGCACCGGGATGCTGCTGGGCTCGGTCGAGATGCTGCGGCACGGTGTCACGACGAGTGCGGAGATGTACTTCGAAGGCGAGCAGCTCGCCGACGCGGTGCTCACCACCGGTGGCCGTGTGGTGCTGGCTCCGCCGATCATGGAACTGCCGGGGATGGATTGGCGCGCGATGCTGAAGAGCATCGAACGCTGGATCGACACCGACGGCCTGCGGTTCGGGCCGGGCGACCGGATCGAGGTCGGCTACGGGCCGCACTCGGCGTACATGCTGAACGAGGAGGCGCTGCGGGCGACCGCGGAATCGGCGGCCGAGCGGGGCGCGCTGGTGCAGATCCACGTGGCCGAGGCGGCGCTCGAAGACGTCAAGCAGCGTGAAGCGCACGGCTCGGTGCCCGCGCTGCTGGAGAAGGTCGGGATGCTGCGGGGCCGGACGCTGGCCGCGCACGCCATCCACCTGTCCGACGAGGACATCGCACTGTTCGCCGCGCGCGGTGTCGGGATGGCGCACTGCCCGGGCTCGAACGCGAAGCTCGCTTCGGGCATCGCACGCGTGACGGAGCTTCGCAAGGCGGGCGTCGCCGTCGGGCTCGGCACGGACGGCCCGGCGTCGAACGATGACATCGACCTGTGGGAGGAGCTGCAGCTCTCCGCGATGTTCGCGCGCCTCGCGACCGGCGACTCGACCGTGCTGACCGCGGCCGACGCGTTCCTGCTCGGCACCCGCGGCGGCGCGGACGCGCTGGGCAGGACCGACATCGGCGCGCTGGAAACCGGCCGGTGGGCGGACATGGTGCACGTCGACCTCGACGACCCGGCCTTCGCGGCCGGCATCGACGTGCCGGACGTGCAGCTGCTCTCGAACCTGGTGTGGGCCGCCGGCTCACGCCGCGTGCGCGACGTGTGGGTCGCCGGTGAGCAGGTCGTCGGCGACGGCGAATCCCTGCGAGTGGACCGCGCCCAAGTACAAGCCGAAGTCGCCGACACCGCCGCACGCCTTCGCTCTTGACTCACCTACCCAGCCCCCCACCCGTCCCGGGGGGCGGCCCCGAAGCCAGTCTATCGGGGGTGGGGGCTGGGGCCTGGGAAAAAGTGCTGTTCAGGGGCTGGTTGTCCACAATGGGGCGGTGCTGTGGATAACTGGGCCGGGGCGCCCGATGTGGCATTGGGGACGTTGAGTGGCCCTGTTGCCACATTGGGGGCATTAGGGCGCTGTGCTGGGGTTCCCAATGTCGCATTTGGGACGCTGAGCGTCTCGAATGCGACATTGGGAACACACAAGCGAGCAACGAAGGCGCGTCAGACCAGGCCCCGCGGCCGCAGGGTCACCTCGGTCGGGTGCGCGTCACCGGTCGCCGAGACCGCGGCGAGGACGGCGGCCGCGACGGATTCGGGGCGCAGGAAGCGTTCCGGCTCGTACGCGCGGCCCTCGTCGGCGATGATCGCCTGCTGCATTTCGGTGTCCGTGCGGCCGGGGTAGATCGACGTCACCCGAAGCGCGGACTCCTCCTCCCGCAGCGAGTCGGCGAAGGCACGGACGGCGAATTTGCTCGCGGCGTACGGGCCCCAGCCCGGGCGGGCGTTCTGCCCGGCACCCGAGTTGATCACGACGACGTGCCCCTTCGAAGCACGCAGCGCGGGCAGCAGCCGCCTGGTCAGTGTGACGACCGCGAGCACGTTGACCTCGAAGTTCGCCCGCCAGTCGGCGTCGGTCGCGGTTTCGACCGTGCCGAGCCGCGCCACGCCCGCCGAGTGCACCAGCACGTCCAGCGCGCCGAATTCGGCCGTCGCGGTTTCCAGTGCCTCGTCGTCGGTCAGGTCGATCGGCCACGGCCGCGCGTCGGGCAGCGTCTCCGCGAGTTCGCCGAGCGCGTCGGCGTCGCGACCGCCGAGCAGCAACCGGTGGGTCGGAGCGAGCGCGCGGGCGGTCGCGGCACCGATGCCGCGGGTGGCACCGGTGACGAGAGCCAGGGGGAGATCAGCCATACCCGCCACGCTAGTACGGCGGTCTCACGTGCTCGAAAGCGGAACTCGCGTGATTAGAAGGCGAACTCGCGTGATTGGAGGGCGCACACGACGGGAGGGGTGGCGACCCGCGGGAATCGTACGGAGCCGCGCGTGAAGGAACCGGCGAAGTTGTCCGCGAAGCGGGCGGCGGTGAGCGGGTCGCGCACCGAAGCGTCGATCGCGCGAAGGGCAGGGCAGTCGAGTGCGGCTCGGGCGGCGGCGACGTCCTCGGCGCGGGCCGGGCCGCCTTCGGCGATCGGGAGGCGGGCGGAGTTCGCCAGTTCCCAGACCGGCGGCAGCCATTTCTGGTGACCGGGGCGGCCGTTGGGGAGCGACGTCGAATGCGCGGCGAACGGGTTGGCGAGGCCGTAGCCGTCGCGCAGCCGCACATCGAGCGGGATCAGGAGGCCGAGGGCGCCCATGCTGTCCGCCGCGACGGTGACGTACGGCCGGTCCGTCGGGTACGCGTACCAGCGCCTGGTCGCGTAGTCCTGGACCAGCACCGCAGGGCCGACCACGCCGTGAATGGCCTCCAGCGCCGACGGCATCAACGGGTGGTCGGCGTAGTCGCCGGCCAGGACCGGGTGTTCGTGCCCGATCGACCGCGACCAGAACGACCGCTCGTCCGTGACGCCGACGGCGCGCGGAGAAGCCGAGGACGCCGGGCGGAGCGACGCGGCGGCCACGAACGCCCAAATCCCGACGACGACCAGGAATGCCACGGTCAGCCTCGTCACCGGCAAGGCCAGCACGGGCAACAGCAGGCAGAACAGCGCCGGGAGCAGCATGCGCCCGTGCATGAAATCCCCGCCGACGCGGATCACGTACCCCGCGAGCAGCACCGCGCCGACGAGCGGGACCGCGGTGAGCACCACGAACGTCTTGTCCACAGTGGACGAAACCGTGGCGGCCGCGACCGCGAGCACCAGCAACGGGAGCCACAGCCAGTACGGCTGGACGAGATCCACCAGATAGGCCCAGCCGCGGGCCCAGTTCACCTCCGACGCTTCCTTGACCAGGGCGGTGTTCGGCGTCAGCAGACCGTAGTAGCCCATGCGGAACACCTGATACGCCAACGGGAGCGCGCCCGCCACGGCCAGCAGGCCCAGCGCACGACGACGTCCCGGACGCAGCAGCACGAGCAGCGCCACCAAGGCGACGACGCTGAACAGCGCGAGATCCGGCCGCACCAACGGCCCGAGACCGGCGACCAGCGCGACCGGCCAGCTGCGCAGATCGTCCACTGTGGACGCACGGCGGACGAGCAGCCACCAGGTGCCACCCAGCCACAGAGTGATCAGGCCGGTCTCCAGCCCGGACGTCGCGAAGTCTCGGAACGGCGGCAGCGCGCAGACCACCAGCGCCCCGGCGGGCGCGAGGCCATGGAACGCCAGCGGCTGGTAGAGCCGCCGGGCGCCGTCCAGGCCGAAGAACAGCCCGACGACGGAGAAGACCAGTCCGGTAACCACGGAGATCCACTCCAGCGGCACGCCCGGAATCAGCCCGAGCACGCTCAGCACCGCCGTCCACAAAGGACTGGTGTTCGTCTCGACGCGTTCGCCGATGTTGAACACCGGCCCGTTGCCCGCGAGGATCTGGCGAACCGTCCGCAGCACGATCAGCCCGTCGTCGCTCATCCAGCGACGGCGCCAGGCCAGGTCGGCGTAGACCATCAGCACCAGGCCGAACCCGAACCACGTCCAGGTCGACGGCCGGCGGAACCAGGCGCGCGAAGGCCAGTCGGGCGTGTTCTCACCCGTGGTCGTGTTCGTCTGCGTCATGACCCCGCCCGGCTCGGTTGCGTGCGCAGGAGATCAGGTCCGCGGCCCGCGCGTCAAACCGCCCGGGCGGACAGGCAGGCCTGTGGCCATTTCCTCCCTTCCATGATCAGCCGCGCGGCGACCTCGAAACCGGCCAGACCCAGCAGGTCGGCGATCCGGCCGGGATCCAGCAGGTAGGCGTCGTAGCTGACGGGGTGGCCGTACGCCTTTTCCGGACTCAGCCGCTCGTCACCGACGTGGAATCCGACCAGCAGACGGCCTCCGGGCGCGAGCGTGCGGCGGAACTCCGCGAAGACGTCGGGGAGCACCTCCGGCGGCAGATGGAAGATCGACCACCAGGCGACGAGACCGTCCAACGAGCCGTCGCGGAAATCCAAGGCCGTCATCGATCCGACGGAAAACCGCTGGTCAGGGAACTGACGACGAGCCACTTCGATCATTTTCGGCGACAAGTCGACACCCGTGACGTCGAGGCCGAGCGACGCCAGGTGGGCGGTGACGTGGCCAGGTCCGCAACCGACGTCGGCGACCGGGCCGCGTACCTGTTCGGCGAACGCGGCCAGCATCGCGCGGCTGATCGGCTCCTGGTCGAAGCGCGGGCCGATCAGCGCGGCGTAATCCTCGGCGACGGTGTCGTAGGACTCGCGGGTGGCGTCGAGATGAGTGGTCACGGTGGGCGACGCTAGCGGCACCCACCGACAATTCACGGTTCGAGCAGCCCTGCGTCCCTGGTCAGATCCTCCGGCGCCGCCACCGCGGCCACCGGCGTGCACCCGGTCGCGGGATCCGCCGCCGAATCCGTGCCGTCGTGGTGCGCGGCACCGGATCGGGTCAGCTGACGCGAGCCGACGTCGAAGCACACCTGGTACGAGCCCGGAGCCAGCCGCTCGAAGGCGTACCGCCCGTCCGGCCCGGTGACGGCCGAGCCGACCTCCTTGCCCGACGCGTCCTTCAAAGTCACCTTCACGTCCGGGACGCCGAGTTCGTCGCGGCTCTGGAGGCCGTCCTTGTCCTTGTCCAGCCACACGAAGTCGCCCAGCCTGCTCGTCGGCGCGTTCAGCCCCGCCGCGAGCGTCAGGTCGACGCGTTTACGCGGGCCGACGGTGGTGGTCGCGGTGCAGCCGGTCGCCGGGTCGGCGTCCGAATCCTTCGTGTCGTCGCCCGCGTCCTTGGCCGTATACGTGAACGGAAGCCCGGCGATGTCGAAGCAGACCTGGTAGATGCCGTCCTTCAGCTTGGTGAAGCGGTACTTGCCGCCGGCGTCCGTGGTGATCGTCCCGAGCGCCTTGCCCGACGCGTCCTTCAACGTCACCTTCACGCCCTGGACGCCCGGCTCCCCGGCGTCCTGCAGGCCGTTCCGGTCGACGTCGTCCCAGACGAACTCGCCGATCTCGTCGATCGCGGGCGGCGGGGTGACCTTGATGGTGGTGGTCGCGGTCTTCTTCGGCAGGGTGCCGCTGGAGACGGTCACGGTGCTGACGTGGCCGTTGTCCGCTTCGGTGACGTTCTTGTGGTCGCAGGTGACGGTCGCGGACTTGCCGCTTTCGAGGCTCGCGATCGGCGCGGGTTTCACGTCGCAGTACGGGTCGTCGACCTTGATGTCGGTCAGCGTCGTGGTGCCGTCGTTGGTGACCGTGAACCGGTAGTTCGCGGTGGTACCCGCCTCGATGGTGGCCGTGGCGCCCCAGGCGCCGCTCGCCGGATCCCGCACCTCCGCCTTCGCCGAGAACGAGGCGACCTGCAGGTGGACGCAGTCCCACATCACCCAGTTGCGGTCGGTTGCGGCGAAGAACTTCACGGAGCCGGCCGACGGCGGGGCGGTGGACGGCGGGAAGTCCTGCCGCGCCAGCGCGCCGTCGGTTTCGACGGCATGCGTGACCTTGAGCTTGTTCTCCAGGACGACCTTGCCAGAACCGTCGTAGAACCGCAGTCCTGTTTCCTGGACGGCGTCCGTGCGCTGGACGTTCGTGCCGGTCCAGTCGGTCAGCGTGTAGACGGCGCCGGGCACGAACTTCAGCGCCGCGTAGGCGGTGCTGACCATCTTGTCCGGGGTCGCGATCAGGGCGTATCTGCCGCCATCGGGCTGGTAGCCACTCGCCGTCGACAGCCGGGGCTGCTTGCTCCTCGGCGTGCCCGGTGGCACCGGGGCGGCCGGGCTGAACGTGTATCCGGCGGGCGGGCTGCCCTGCTCGACGCTCGGGTTCGGCGCGGCGCCGCCGGTGCAGCCGGACGGGACGGTCGTCGCCTGCGCGTACGAAGGGACGAAGCCGGAGACGAGCGCGCCTGCCGCGATGAACACCAGTGCCCTTTTCACAGGGCTGAAGCTAATGAGCGCGACCGGCTTCCGTCATCACCGAACGGTGTCGTCCGGCGCCCCGATCAGGGAGAACAAGTCTCGCCGAGAGTGATCGGGGCGCCGGAAGGCACTACTTGACGCCGATGCGGCCGACCTGGCCCCAGCGGCCCTTCTTCCACACCGACACGATCGCCGGCCGCGGCTGCGAAGTGCCGCCGTCCGGCCAGTGCGACGTCGGGTTCGCGGAGCTGTCCGCGTCCTCACCCGGGTGCTGCACGGCGACGAGCACCAGGTGGTCGGTCACCACCGGGCCGCAGCATTCCGCGCCGACCGGGACCGACAGGAACTGCTTGACGTGCCCACGTTCCGGACCGTCGACCGGCACCGAGAACAGCCCGTCGTGGGAGCCGAGCGCGTTGCCGTCGGTGGAGATCCACAGGTTGCCGTGCCGGTCGAACGCGACGTTGTCCGGGCAGGAGATCGGGCTGACCTGCTCCTTCGGGAAACCGCCGAAGTAGGTGTCCGCCGTCTTCGGGTCACCGCAGACCAGCAGGAGCCGCCAGGAGAACTTCGTCGACGCGGCGTCGCCTCGGTCCTCTTCCCACTCGAGGACATGGCCGTTGCGGTTGTTCGGCCGCGGGTTCGGCTCGTCGACGTTCGCCTTGCCGGCGGGGCCACGCTGGCTGTTGTTGGTCAGCGCGGCGTAGATCCGGCCGTTGACCGGGTTCGGTTCGATGTCCTCGGGCCGGTCCATCTTGGTCGGCTGGACCTTGTCCGCAGCCTGCCGGGTGAACACGTAGACCTCTTCGGCAGTGAAACCGTCCACAAAGGACTGATTCCCCGCGGCCAGCGGGATCCACTCGCCGACGCCGTCGAATTCGCCGTCCGACGGCAGTTTGCCGGTGCCGTCGATCTCGGCGGCCGGGCTGTCGCCGGTGAAGCGGGCGACGTACAGGGTGCCTTCGTCGAGCAGCGCCGAGTTGTGGCGGCGCGCGTGCGCGCTCTTGCCCGGCTTGTACTTGCCCTTGGAGACGAACTTGTAGATGTACTCGAAGCGCTCGTCGTCACCGGAGTAGACGGCGACGCGGCCGTCCTTGGTGATCTTGACGTTCGCGGCCTCGTGCTTGAACCGGCCGAGCGCGGTGTGCTTGATCGGCGTCGAGTTCGGGTCGTTCGGGTCGATCTCGACGACCCAGCCGAAGCGGTTGGCCTCGTTGGGCTCCTGCGCGAGGTCCCAGCGCTTGTCGAACCGCTCCCACTTACGGGTGCTGGCGGCACCGGAGAAGCCGTACCGCTTCAGGCGCGCGGCCGCGACCGGG carries:
- a CDS encoding class I SAM-dependent DNA methyltransferase gives rise to the protein MTTHLDATRESYDTVAEDYAALIGPRFDQEPISRAMLAAFAEQVRGPVADVGCGPGHVTAHLASLGLDVTGVDLSPKMIEVARRQFPDQRFSVGSMTALDFRDGSLDGLVAWWSIFHLPPEVLPDVFAEFRRTLAPGGRLLVGFHVGDERLSPEKAYGHPVSYDAYLLDPGRIADLLGLAGFEVAARLIMEGRKWPQACLSARAV
- a CDS encoding ABC transporter ATP-binding protein, with protein sequence MLSGRGLVKRYGTQHALAGIDIDIQAGDAVAIVGPSGSGKTSLLHVLAGILRADSGQIFLAGQRVDQLNERKRSELRRTEFGFVFQSGMLVAELSAEENVALPSLLGGKGRKESIEAGREWLAKLGLAGKEKRRPGELSGGEAQRVAIARALTHRPKVIFADEPTGALDTRTGRATMDALLAAAADSGAAVIVVTHDRELAEAMPRTVSIRDGLIATRLAA
- a CDS encoding amidohydrolase family protein, with amino-acid sequence MQRRFHAPVVLPADPACSLLRDAVVDVDEAGRITHVGPASEAPGTSAPVTRLSGILLPGLVNAHAHSPMTLLRGMGGDLPLLPWLTEIIWPTEAKLKPADIRTGMLLGSVEMLRHGVTTSAEMYFEGEQLADAVLTTGGRVVLAPPIMELPGMDWRAMLKSIERWIDTDGLRFGPGDRIEVGYGPHSAYMLNEEALRATAESAAERGALVQIHVAEAALEDVKQREAHGSVPALLEKVGMLRGRTLAAHAIHLSDEDIALFAARGVGMAHCPGSNAKLASGIARVTELRKAGVAVGLGTDGPASNDDIDLWEELQLSAMFARLATGDSTVLTAADAFLLGTRGGADALGRTDIGALETGRWADMVHVDLDDPAFAAGIDVPDVQLLSNLVWAAGSRRVRDVWVAGEQVVGDGESLRVDRAQVQAEVADTAARLRS
- a CDS encoding FtsX-like permease family protein, with amino-acid sequence MNSFQLAMRVLRVDRRTRTSAILTAVGVAVATSLVLLLASLPGATQARSQRAIWQDIGSYYSQSGESQRPAPLLMASNKDYSGDREIIRVDIALTGTAPMLSLPPGIPRLPGPGESIVSPELGKLIQSAPQAQLGDRFGKLVDALGPESLMYPEQLVAVVGHTPETMPQTALAADGFPNKQAKPDPMLELLAWVGVIVLLVPSLVLVASSARLTAARRELRMAALRLAGATPGQVTKIVAAETALSATVGALLGILVAPALQGLSTFVPWAGGTWLASDFSLSVGSTIAVAIAIPLLVVLAGVLGIRRVLKTPLFAASAHARKPLHWWRLLAVPVAGAFFLFAITQDNASLPMVMLGLFLLVGSAAIIGPWVTSAVGGTFVRIWRKPASLLAGRRLRDDPKSAYRATAGVVLAVFTGSMALTLLPSFESMAGGGRTFKDNVLYAQSDATQARQVADRTNASLARYGITEKAVSVGQVYLSTGEPGTRSQNLSRAFVMTCEDASKLLRVNIGGSCRPGPAIYSRYAINPAEYRVLSEYDKAGPQLDPKAPVHLFPQGDEDTSSTIVIDPALVPAGVTPERFDVIVPTTRDNGEVVRTALVGAAPGQEVGSRGLHLIGQQQELGDLRRVTVIGLIAAGVLAGCSAAVATAGSVMDRRRTFGALIAAGTPVRVLARALRMEAALPAMVATIGAGVVGIGVGMGLYSLVEKESVVLSPWLLAPVVLGIGVALLGASVSTPALKRVQSEPLADE
- a CDS encoding SDR family oxidoreductase, whose amino-acid sequence is MADLPLALVTGATRGIGAATARALAPTHRLLLGGRDADALGELAETLPDARPWPIDLTDDEALETATAEFGALDVLVHSAGVARLGTVETATDADWRANFEVNVLAVVTLTRRLLPALRASKGHVVVINSGAGQNARPGWGPYAASKFAVRAFADSLREEESALRVTSIYPGRTDTEMQQAIIADEGRAYEPERFLRPESVAAAVLAAVSATGDAHPTEVTLRPRGLV
- a CDS encoding sensor histidine kinase, translating into MTAGPAQNKFTARVSALARRIGMPAVVLLAALAFDLVFVTDAAFDDTGPRGIDLLLFPGIFAMVFCALWAQKRAAVAAVAASVVLVAYTLVVRYFNIPTYSSVLAHLSITEVVAGVEILFYAARRTRPGVAFAVISGLVLATLTAVSGRYFYGSDSNGTMAQAMLFGGILLGGTLIFAIPGRDRTAHPKRYEKLQKLNKLVMGQWPLIGLLGVALILEFGFTYESGAHGFPILVCSIVAAIIAVAAPRRPADAMVALTAVMLLSALVTPFLRLRYDYATPGGVPGTQIVAGMGLVVTLVRAVGLSKAVSRIAGLSAVVAVASILNTKRPGPRLMTDPDEIAGLAVAAVLLLGISVAVGLALRSRDSERTQVIQSAISDAQTSERMALARELHDVVAHHVTGIVVQAQAAKMMGEKNPQVAVEAMGRIEDAGVEALAAMRRLVRSMRGDAPAGSSEFSEQATTDLAADLRTLIERSNHGVKTSMKLELPSNVPHEVGRSALRLVQESLTNVGKHASGAKEALVIAEVSGNELHLQVTDDGREPQRRPAGGSGGYGLIGMRERVALLHGRLSAGRAPGGGWRVEAWLPLEGEE
- a CDS encoding response regulator, translated to MIRVLIADDQDMVRIGFRMILDAQDDIEVVADVADGVSAVAKARELRPDVCLLDIRMPGIDGLEVTKQLAGPDVTDPLKVVVVTTFDLDEYVHTALRNGASGFLLKDAGPALLIEAVRAAARGDALVSPQITVRLLKHFDGGTVKRDVSPPSEPLTARELDVVKAAAKGLTNTEIGAELFLSLSTVKTHLASVQGKVGARNRVEIAAWAWRSGVVD